The following DNA comes from Quercus robur chromosome 1, dhQueRobu3.1, whole genome shotgun sequence.
CCACAATGGGATTAATTCTGATTTATTTATCCACAAGCTATATGAGAAGAAGCCTCAAACTATGGCTGAGCTCGTCCATTCGTCTCAGAActtcatgaatgcagaagacgcgatcatagccaagaagaggaaaagagctgAAAGGATGGAAGCGCACCCAACACGCCACTCAGAACAAGGctctcgtccaaagaagggacggatgGAAGATAGGAAGGAACGAGATAACAGAAAGACGGGTCCTTTGGGAAGAAGCGAGAACTATACGCCCCTGAATACTCCACTCGATCAGgtgctcatgcaaatcaaagacgaCCCTTCCCTAAAATGGccagagaagatgaagggagatcccaataagcGCAATAAGAGTAAATATTGTCGCTTCCACAGGGACCATGGGCATGACACGGATGAATGTTATGACCTGAAGCAGCAGATTGAGAATCTTATTAGACAAGAAAAGCTGAGGCACTTCGTTGGAAGGGATCATAGAGATGAGaagttgaaaggaaaaatggagGAATCGTCCCGGCCCCCACTAGGAGAGATAAGGATTATCGTTGGAGGAAACTCGATGGGACAATCTTCCAAGTCGAAGAAGACATATCTCAAAGTGGTGCAAAACTTCCAGCTCTCTGGACGATCACCACGGACGAGATCAAGGGACGAGCCGGCCATTTCCTTCACCGACGAAGATGCTGAGAGGATCCATCACCCGCATGACGATGCGATTGTCATTGCTCTACTTATTGCAGATTATACGACCAGGAGAGTGTTAATTGACAATGGAAGCTCAGCGGACATATTGTACTACCCTGCCTTCCAACAGATGAGGCTTGGGCGGGATCAACTTCGTCCAGTCTGCTCACCACTGATAGGGTTTGGAGGAATGAAAGTGCAGCCCGTAGGCACCATTACATTACCAATGGTGGTAGGGTCATACCCGCAGCAGATAACTAGGGAAGTCAATTTCCTCGTGGTGGACTGTTCGTCTTCATACAATGCCATTATTGGAAGACCAACTTTGACCAGTTGGATGGCGATAACATCTACCTACCATCTATTAGTCAAATTCCCTACGGAGTACGGGATAGGGCAAGCACAAGGAGATCAGTTGGCAGCCAGAGAATGTTACTTAGCCATGATGGCTTTGGACAAACAGGTGCAGACAATGAgcatcgaggaaagaagggtTATTGCAGAGCCCACAGAGGTATTGGAAGATGTTCTTTTGCAAGAAGATGATCCCGAGAAATTCACCAGAATTGGAACAGGTATGAAGGAGAAGGCAAGAAAAGACCTCATCCAGTTCCTGAGAAAGAGTATCGAcgtttttgcatggagtcatgacgacatgccaggaatcgacccAAGTGTGATCACTCATCGATTGAATGTGTAACCTTTTTTTAAGCCTGTTCGTCAGAAGAAGAGGGTATTCGCTCCCGAGCGGGATAAGGCGATCAGGGAAGAGGTTCAGAAACTGACCACGACACAGTTCATTAAGGAAGTTTATTACCCGGATTGGTTagccaatgtggtgatggtgaagaaagcaaataggaagtggagaatgtgcgtagacttcactgacttgaacaaggcatgtcccaaggatagttatcctttgccacgcattgatcaattggtggactCTACGGCTGGCcatcagttgctgagcttcatggatgccttctcaggatataatcaaattaagatggatgaagctgatcaggaaaaaacttccttcattaccagccaaggcttgttttgctacaaagtgatgcccttcggtTTGAAGAACGCAGGGGCAACTTATTAAAGGTTGGTGAATCACATGTTTCGTCCACAGATAGGATGGAATGTGGAggtttatgtcgacgacatgcttgtGAAGAGCATAGACGAGGGAAGCCATCTAGACGACCTAcaggaaacctttgaaacacttCGGCGATATAAGATGAACTTGAACCCAAGTAAGTGTGCATTCGGAGTATCGTCGGGAAAGTTTCTGGGGTTCATGGTTTCGCAAAGAGGAATCGAGGCGAATCCAAACAAGATCCAAGCTATATTGGACATGGAGCCACCGAAGAGTATCAAGGAAGTCCAATCCCTCACAGGACGAGTTGCTGCTTTGAACAGATTTGTTTCGAAAGCCACAGATAAATGCTTACCCTTCTTCAAAGTCCTCAGGAAGGCATTTGAATGGACGGACGAATGTCAAAGGGCCTTCAAAGACCTGAAGGACTATCTCACAACTGCCCCATTATTAAGTCCATCCATGCAAGGAGAAGAATTGTACCTATACTTAGCAGTGTCTCCACACGCCGTAAGTTTAGCTttaatcagagaagaggggAAAGTACAAAAACCGGTGTACTACACTAGCCGGGCACTCAGAGGAGCAGAGGGAAGGTATCCACTTATAGAGAAATTGGCTTTTGCATTGATAACGGCTTCTATGAAGTTAAGACATTACTTCCAAGTTcatgtcatcaatgtcatgacggaccatccgcttaagaaggcaatgaacaagctgGAAGCCGCAGGACGGTTGGTTCAATGGGTGGTGGAACTTAGTGAATTCGACATTCGGTACCAACCAAGAAATGCAATAAAGGGTCAAGCCTTAGCAGATTTCATCGCAGAGTTCACTCTGAGTCATGAGGATCTTGGGGAAGGAGAGTACAATAACAAATGAGTCGTCCATGTAGATGGATCGTCTACATTGTATGCTGGAGGAATAGGAGTTGTTTTGCAGTCGCCAGAAGGAGAAAAGTTAAAGTACAAGGCCCGTTTGCAATACCAGACTACTAACAACGAAGTggagtatgaagcccttctAAAGGGGTTGGAGTTGGCCAAGTCTGTAGAAGCAGACTCAATACTTGTTTTGGGAGACTCTCAATTGGTCATAAGCCAAGTAAATGGGACATGCAAAGCCAAGGAAgacagaatgaagaaatatttacGGAAGGTGGTACGccttgtgaagaaattcaaaaaagctgattttgttcaaatcccgAGGGAAGAGAATATGGAAGCAGATATTCTGGCAAAGGAAGTATCTGCGAATGAAGCGTTGGACGAGTTAGATGAAGTACGCTACATGCCAAGTATAGACCTTCCAGAAATGCTACAAATAGAAGGTGAcggaaattggatgaccccaatAGTGTCATACTTAAAAGACGGAAGGCTTccagaagagaaggacgaaGCTAGGAAGCTCAGGGTCAAGTCAGCCAGGTATGTACTTATGGACGAAGTGttatacaaaagaggtttttcccagcctctcttAAGATGTTTGGCTCCGGACGAGGCAGATTACATGTTGAGGGAGGTTCACGAAGGAGTATGCGGAAACCATTCGGGAGCCAGATCACTCGTCCATAAAGTCATCCGTAGCGGATTCTATTGGCCAACCGTCCAAGCTGATGCCAAGGCATATGTCAAAGTATGTGATCAATGTCAATGCTTCAGCAACATTCCCAGACAGCCAGCAGAGTATCTCACTCCAATGATGGCCCCTTGGCCATTCGCGCAATGGGGATTGGACATTTTGGGGCCCTTTCCGACTGGAACTCGGCAAATGAAGTTTCTGGTAGTAGGgatagattacttcacaaaatgggtggaagccgaaCCCTTAGAAAAAATTACGCAGCAGAatgtcaagaacttcgtc
Coding sequences within:
- the LOC126713338 gene encoding uncharacterized protein LOC126713338, which codes for MCRAFPTTLKGPARVWFSKIPPGSVGSFEELSKLFVNNFIGGQRHKRSSSSLLTIEQGENESLRSFITRFNREALSVDEVDAKLLLAAFHNGINSDLFIHKLYEKKPQTMAELVHSSQNFMNAEDAIIAKKRKRAERMEAHPTRHSEQGSRPKKGRMEDRKERDNRKTGPLGRSENYTPLNTPLDQVLMQIKDDPSLKWPEKMKGDPNKRNKSKYCRFHRDHGHDTDECYDLKQQIENLIRQEKLRHFVGRDHRDEKLKGKMEESSRPPLGEIRIIVGGNSMGQSSKSKKTYLKVVQNFQLSGRSPRTRSRDEPAISFTDEDAERIHHPHDDAIVIALLIADYTTRRVLIDNGSSADILYYPAFQQMRLGRDQLRPVCSPLIGFGGMKVQPVGTITLPMVVGSYPQQITREVNFLVVDCSSSYNAIIGRPTLTSWMAITSTYHLLVKFPTEYGIGQAQGDQLAARECYLAMMALDKQVQTMSIEERRVIAEPTEVLEDVLLQEDDPEKFTRIGTGMKEKARKDLIQFLRKSIDVFAWSHDDMPGIDPSVITHRLNV